One Streptomyces sp. NBC_00102 DNA segment encodes these proteins:
- the mtnA gene encoding S-methyl-5-thioribose-1-phosphate isomerase produces MAEQDAKSPTGHEPSALPVLRWEEPPEGPVLVLLDQTRLPAEEVELVCTDAPALVRAIQTLAVRGAPLLGIAGAYGVALAAVRGYDVAEAVELLATARPTAVNLSHGVRRAARAHAAALADGAGPERAAAAALAEARALHREDAEASGRMARFGLSLLDELLPAGGHRLLTHCNTGALISGGEGTAFAVALAAHRRGRLRRLWVDETRPLLQGSRLTAYEAARHRMAYELLTDNAAGSLFAAGQVDAVLIGADRIAADGSVANKVGSYPLAVLAKYHHVPFIVVAPATTVDPGTPDGASIVVERRSGREVTEFTSRRPAPHGGEGAGLVVAPLGTPVYNPAFDITPPELITAIVTGEGVISPVTKAGLAELCARSSQITIS; encoded by the coding sequence ATGGCTGAACAGGACGCGAAATCGCCGACGGGCCACGAGCCTTCCGCGCTTCCCGTACTCCGCTGGGAGGAGCCTCCCGAAGGCCCGGTCCTGGTGCTGCTCGACCAGACCCGGCTTCCGGCCGAGGAAGTCGAGCTGGTGTGCACCGACGCTCCCGCGCTGGTGCGGGCGATCCAGACACTGGCGGTGCGTGGGGCACCACTTCTGGGCATCGCCGGAGCGTACGGCGTCGCCCTCGCGGCGGTCCGGGGCTACGACGTGGCCGAGGCCGTGGAGCTGCTGGCCACGGCGCGGCCCACCGCTGTGAACCTCTCCCACGGGGTACGGCGCGCGGCCCGGGCCCACGCGGCGGCGCTGGCCGACGGGGCGGGGCCGGAGCGGGCCGCCGCCGCAGCGCTCGCCGAGGCGCGGGCCCTGCACCGCGAGGACGCGGAGGCATCCGGCCGCATGGCCCGGTTCGGCCTGTCGCTGCTGGACGAACTGCTGCCGGCCGGAGGCCACCGCCTGCTGACCCACTGCAACACGGGGGCTCTGATCTCCGGCGGCGAGGGGACGGCTTTCGCCGTCGCGCTCGCCGCGCATCGGCGGGGGCGGCTGCGGCGGCTGTGGGTGGACGAGACGCGTCCGCTGCTCCAGGGCTCTCGGCTCACCGCCTACGAGGCCGCCCGGCACCGCATGGCGTACGAACTGCTCACGGACAACGCAGCGGGGTCGCTCTTCGCGGCGGGGCAGGTGGACGCGGTGCTGATCGGTGCGGACCGCATCGCGGCGGACGGTTCGGTGGCGAACAAGGTGGGGAGTTACCCGCTCGCGGTGCTCGCGAAGTACCACCACGTACCGTTCATCGTGGTGGCGCCCGCCACCACGGTCGATCCGGGCACTCCGGACGGCGCGTCGATCGTCGTCGAGCGGCGTTCCGGCCGCGAGGTGACGGAGTTCACATCGCGGCGCCCGGCGCCGCACGGGGGAGAAGGGGCCGGGCTGGTGGTGGCGCCCCTGGGAACCCCGGTGTACAACCCCGCGTTCGACATCACACCTCCGGAGTTGATCACGGCGATCGTCACGGGGGAGGGCGTCATTTCGCCGGTCACCAAGGCCGGACTGGCCGAGCTGTGTGCCAGGTCATCGCAGATAACGATTAGCTAA
- a CDS encoding MoxR family ATPase, giving the protein MSALTPAIPGTSAAPVDSDAARASLEALRSEIAKAVVGQDPAVTGLVVALLCRGHVLLEGVPGVAKTLLVRALAASLELDTKRVQFTPDLMPSDVTGSLVYDARTAEFSFQAGPVFTNLLIADEINRTPPKTQSSLLEAMEERQVSVDGTPRPLPDPFLVVATQNPVEYEGTYPLPEAQLDRFLLKLTVPLPSREEEINVLTRHAQGFNPRDLKAAGISPVAGAADLEAARVAVASTSVSPEVAGYVVDLCRATRESPSLALGVSPRGATALLSASRAWAWLTGRDFVIPDDVKALALPALRHRIHLRPEAEMEGVTPDAVINSVLALVPVPR; this is encoded by the coding sequence ATGAGCGCCCTGACCCCGGCGATACCAGGGACCTCCGCGGCCCCTGTCGACTCCGACGCCGCCCGCGCATCACTCGAAGCCCTGCGCTCCGAGATCGCCAAGGCCGTGGTCGGCCAGGACCCGGCCGTCACCGGCCTTGTGGTCGCGCTGCTCTGCCGGGGCCACGTGCTCCTGGAGGGCGTCCCCGGCGTGGCCAAGACCTTGCTCGTCCGCGCGCTGGCCGCTTCCCTCGAACTCGACACCAAGCGTGTTCAGTTCACCCCCGACCTGATGCCCAGTGACGTCACGGGGTCTCTCGTTTACGACGCCCGAACCGCCGAGTTCTCGTTCCAGGCAGGTCCGGTCTTCACCAACCTGCTGATCGCCGACGAAATCAACCGCACGCCCCCGAAGACGCAGTCCTCCCTCCTTGAGGCCATGGAGGAGCGTCAGGTCAGTGTCGACGGAACCCCTCGCCCCCTCCCGGACCCCTTTCTCGTCGTGGCGACCCAGAACCCGGTGGAGTACGAGGGCACGTATCCACTGCCCGAGGCCCAACTGGACCGCTTTCTCCTCAAACTGACGGTGCCTCTTCCCAGCCGGGAGGAAGAGATCAACGTCCTCACCCGTCACGCACAGGGCTTCAACCCGCGTGACCTGAAGGCGGCGGGCATCTCCCCCGTCGCAGGTGCGGCCGACCTGGAGGCCGCCCGCGTCGCTGTCGCCTCCACCTCGGTCTCCCCCGAGGTCGCCGGTTACGTCGTCGACCTCTGCCGTGCCACCCGTGAATCCCCCTCGCTCGCTCTCGGTGTCTCCCCCCGCGGCGCCACCGCGCTGCTGTCCGCTTCCCGTGCCTGGGCCTGGCTCACCGGCAGGGACTTCGTCATCCCCGACGACGTGAAAGCCCTCGCTCTGCCCGCCCTCCGTCACCGCATCCATCTGCGGCCCGAAGCCGAAATGGAAGGCGTCACCCCGGACGCCGTCATCAACTCGGTGCTCGCTCTCGTGCCGGTCCCCCGATGA
- a CDS encoding DUF4129 domain-containing protein — translation MTGAGGTITSGARVWAGPRIADIPVDTPRIPAREAAEKELSKGMYHEGDPGLLERAFDAVLDWIRGLFDGVADIVPGGPLGVVVLVVLAIGLVAALWWRLGTPRRPAVSAKPLFRESGPRGAAAHRAAAEKHAAALRWTEAVQERTRAIVRSLEERALLASRPGHTADEAAEEAGRRLPDHAARLRAAARTFDALTYGGRTADESAYRTVRALDDDLEATRPTTADAAVTTGVAP, via the coding sequence ATGACAGGGGCGGGGGGAACCATCACATCGGGCGCACGTGTGTGGGCCGGTCCGAGAATCGCAGACATACCCGTGGACACCCCACGGATTCCCGCGCGGGAGGCGGCGGAGAAGGAACTGTCCAAGGGGATGTACCACGAAGGCGACCCCGGTCTGCTGGAACGGGCCTTCGACGCCGTCCTGGACTGGATCCGCGGGCTCTTCGACGGTGTCGCCGACATCGTGCCGGGGGGACCGCTCGGTGTCGTCGTGCTGGTAGTCCTGGCCATCGGCCTGGTGGCCGCCCTCTGGTGGCGGCTGGGCACACCGCGGCGGCCGGCCGTCTCGGCGAAGCCCCTCTTCCGGGAGAGCGGTCCGCGCGGCGCGGCCGCGCACCGCGCCGCAGCCGAGAAGCACGCAGCCGCCCTCCGCTGGACCGAGGCGGTCCAGGAGCGCACCCGCGCGATCGTCCGCTCCCTGGAGGAGCGCGCGCTCCTCGCTTCCCGCCCCGGCCACACGGCCGACGAGGCGGCGGAGGAGGCCGGTCGCCGGCTGCCGGACCACGCGGCCCGGCTGCGCGCGGCGGCCCGCACGTTCGACGCCTTGACGTACGGCGGCCGCACGGCCGACGAGAGCGCGTACCGGACAGTCCGCGCGCTCGACGACGACCTCGAAGCGACGCGGCCGACGACCGCCGACGCCGCGGTCACGACGGGAGTCGCCCCATGA
- the mtrB gene encoding MtrAB system histidine kinase MtrB yields MTRGSTAPGPGEPGAPEERAAGQGRSRLLRSGRLFTGRTPGGPFPRLLLRWLRRPLLPALRVWRRNLQLRVVAGTLLMSLGVVLLLGFVVIGQVRNGLLDAKRNAAQTQAAGGFAAAQAKANEPLAPGREDGTDGMSANTSWRTDLVDQLASGGANAFNVVALSPDSVSRGTASRAPRGSGSVEASSVPDRLRAAVDKGPGAFQTYSLIRYSYGKQSQPGLVVGKRLYDIDHNPYELYYLFPLTQEEKSLALVKTTLATAGLFVVVLLCAIAWFVVRQVVTPVRMAAGIAERLSAGRLQERMKVTGEDDIARLGEAFNKMAQNLQLKIQQLEELSRMQRRFVSDVSHELRTPLTTVRMAADVIHEARVDFDPITGRAAELLGDQLDRFESLLSDLLEISRFDAGAAALDAEPIDLRSVVRRVIGGAEPLAERKGTRIRVVGDEQPVVAEADPRRVERVLRNLVVNAVEHGEGRDVVVRMGVAQGAVAVAVRDYGVGLKPGEATRVFNRFWRADPARARTTGGTGLGLSIAVEDARLHGGWLQAWGEPGGGSQFRLTLPRTADEPLRGSPIPLEPEDSRRNVADRERSGAVNPDADSGTDGRNRVMAVPHQPSSSERAPLPAPGTSRQAPVSVHPAALPGSGARVVTRPGTGSAPAPQIPEQAQERNPDRFPDQEDTRRGY; encoded by the coding sequence ATGACCCGAGGCAGCACTGCTCCTGGCCCCGGGGAGCCCGGAGCCCCCGAGGAGCGGGCTGCCGGACAGGGACGCTCCCGTCTCCTCCGGTCCGGCCGGCTGTTCACCGGCCGGACGCCCGGAGGCCCGTTCCCGCGCCTTCTGCTGCGCTGGCTGCGGCGTCCCCTGCTGCCCGCCCTGCGGGTGTGGCGGCGCAATCTCCAGCTCCGGGTCGTCGCGGGCACCTTGCTGATGTCGCTCGGCGTCGTGCTCCTGCTCGGCTTCGTCGTCATCGGACAGGTGCGCAACGGCCTGCTCGACGCCAAGCGCAACGCCGCCCAGACACAGGCCGCGGGCGGGTTCGCCGCGGCCCAGGCGAAGGCCAACGAGCCCCTCGCCCCGGGCCGTGAGGACGGTACCGACGGAATGTCGGCCAACACCTCCTGGCGGACCGACCTCGTCGACCAGCTCGCCAGCGGCGGCGCCAACGCCTTCAACGTGGTGGCGCTCAGCCCCGACTCCGTGAGCCGGGGCACCGCCAGCCGGGCGCCGCGCGGATCGGGCAGCGTGGAGGCGTCGAGCGTTCCTGACCGTCTGCGCGCGGCGGTCGACAAGGGACCGGGGGCGTTCCAGACGTACTCCCTGATCCGTTACTCCTACGGCAAGCAGTCGCAGCCCGGACTCGTCGTGGGCAAGCGGCTCTACGACATCGACCACAACCCCTACGAGCTGTACTACCTCTTCCCGCTCACCCAGGAGGAGAAGTCTCTGGCACTGGTCAAGACGACACTGGCCACCGCCGGGCTCTTCGTCGTGGTCCTGCTCTGCGCCATCGCCTGGTTCGTGGTGCGCCAGGTCGTCACGCCCGTACGGATGGCGGCCGGGATCGCCGAGCGGCTCTCGGCCGGACGGCTCCAGGAGCGGATGAAGGTCACCGGCGAGGACGACATCGCCCGGCTCGGTGAGGCCTTCAACAAGATGGCCCAGAACCTCCAGCTGAAGATCCAGCAGCTGGAGGAGTTGTCCCGGATGCAGCGCCGTTTCGTCTCGGACGTCTCGCACGAGCTGCGCACCCCGCTGACCACCGTGCGCATGGCGGCCGACGTCATCCACGAGGCGCGGGTGGACTTCGACCCCATAACCGGCCGGGCCGCCGAACTGCTCGGCGACCAGCTCGACCGGTTCGAGTCCCTCCTGTCCGACCTGCTGGAGATCAGCCGGTTCGACGCGGGGGCGGCCGCGCTGGACGCCGAGCCGATCGATCTGCGGTCCGTCGTACGCCGGGTGATCGGCGGCGCCGAACCTCTGGCCGAGCGGAAGGGCACCCGCATCCGGGTGGTCGGCGACGAGCAGCCGGTCGTGGCCGAGGCGGACCCCCGGCGGGTCGAGCGCGTCCTGCGCAACCTCGTGGTCAACGCCGTCGAGCACGGCGAGGGCCGGGACGTCGTGGTGCGGATGGGCGTGGCCCAGGGCGCCGTCGCCGTCGCGGTGCGTGACTACGGCGTCGGGCTGAAGCCCGGCGAGGCGACGCGTGTCTTCAACCGGTTCTGGCGTGCCGACCCGGCCCGCGCCCGTACGACCGGGGGCACCGGTCTCGGGCTCTCCATCGCGGTGGAGGACGCCCGGCTGCACGGCGGCTGGCTCCAGGCGTGGGGCGAACCGGGTGGCGGTTCGCAGTTCCGGCTCACCCTTCCCCGTACGGCGGACGAGCCGCTGCGCGGGTCACCGATACCCCTGGAGCCCGAGGACTCGCGGCGCAACGTCGCGGACCGCGAGCGCTCCGGGGCGGTGAACCCCGACGCGGACTCCGGCACCGACGGCCGGAACCGGGTGATGGCCGTACCCCACCAGCCCAGTTCCTCCGAGCGGGCTCCGCTGCCCGCGCCCGGCACCTCGCGACAGGCTCCTGTCTCGGTCCACCCGGCGGCGCTGCCCGGCAGCGGCGCGCGGGTGGTGACCCGCCCGGGCACGGGCAGCGCCCCCGCACCGCAGATCCCCGAGCAGGCCCAGGAGCGGAACCCGGACCGGTTCCCGGACCAGGAGGACACCCGACGTGGGTACTGA
- the mtrA gene encoding two-component system response regulator MtrA: MMSIMKGRVLVVDDDTALAEMLGIVLRGEGFEPSFVADGDKALAAFREAKPDLVLLDLMLPGRDGIEVCRLIRAESGVPIVMLTAKSDTVDVVVGLESGADDYIVKPFKPKELVARIRARLRRSEEPAPEQLTIGDLVIDVAGHSVKREGQSIALTPLEFDLLVALARKPWQVFTREVLLEQVWGYRHAADTRLVNVHVQRLRSKVEKDPERPEIVVTVRGVGYKAGPS, encoded by the coding sequence ATGATGTCGATTATGAAGGGACGTGTCCTTGTCGTCGACGACGACACCGCACTGGCCGAGATGCTCGGCATCGTGTTGCGTGGAGAAGGTTTTGAACCGTCGTTCGTAGCGGACGGCGACAAGGCACTTGCTGCCTTCCGGGAGGCCAAGCCGGACCTGGTGCTGCTCGATCTGATGCTCCCCGGAAGGGACGGCATCGAGGTCTGCAGGCTCATCAGGGCCGAGTCCGGCGTGCCGATCGTGATGCTCACCGCGAAGAGCGACACCGTCGACGTGGTGGTGGGTCTGGAGTCCGGGGCCGACGACTACATCGTGAAGCCTTTCAAGCCCAAGGAGCTGGTGGCCAGGATCAGGGCACGACTGCGGAGGTCGGAGGAGCCGGCGCCCGAGCAGCTGACCATCGGTGACCTGGTCATCGACGTCGCCGGGCACTCGGTGAAGCGGGAGGGGCAGTCCATCGCCCTGACCCCGCTGGAGTTCGACCTGCTGGTCGCGCTCGCCCGCAAGCCGTGGCAGGTCTTCACCCGTGAGGTCCTGCTGGAGCAGGTGTGGGGCTACCGGCATGCCGCGGACACCCGTCTGGTGAACGTGCACGTCCAGCGCCTCCGTTCCAAGGTCGAGAAGGACCCGGAGCGGCCCGAGATCGTCGTCACCGTGCGTGGCGTCGGCTACAAGGCCGGACCGAGCTGA
- a CDS encoding DUF4350 domain-containing protein, whose amino-acid sequence MTGPTQTATGSADTAIVSGSAVTDTRSAPADTEPPSTSLSATPDQIWKRVRGLLAAVLVLVVGGVTIAALQSGSPHGTLDPRSADPDGSRALAELLGQRGVTVDRVTTLDAALSGAGADSTLLVTEPDLLTGFQQERLFDAGYRSGGRTVLIAPEASSVPTLAPGVSIGPTVKTAVREPACSYPAARRAGAADLGGVTYEAEGAGVSGCYPAHGLTPLLVVPQQNGETVLLGNSDILVNEHLAHEGNASLALQLLGSRTHLVWYLPSLSDPSATEDGDDTKDSAGAGRKHQTDDEGAQDQGAADGPAQNHPTGGDSEQDRRSEGGSGEDDGNGFLDLIPSGWLWGTLQLAVAAALAAAWRGRRFGPLVAEKLPVAVHASEATEGHARLYRKAGARDRAATLLRESARIRLAPLAGVSPRDAHSPDVLVPALSARLPADGTLDALLFGPTPDDDTALVRLADQLDALEREVRTS is encoded by the coding sequence ATGACCGGTCCCACGCAGACCGCCACCGGTTCCGCGGACACGGCGATCGTGTCCGGCTCCGCGGTCACGGACACCCGCTCCGCCCCGGCGGACACCGAACCCCCGTCCACCTCCCTGTCCGCGACACCCGATCAGATCTGGAAGCGGGTTCGCGGCCTGCTGGCGGCCGTGCTCGTCCTGGTCGTCGGTGGCGTCACCATCGCGGCTCTGCAGTCCGGCTCCCCTCACGGGACGCTCGACCCCCGGTCCGCCGATCCCGATGGCAGCAGGGCCCTGGCCGAACTCCTCGGACAACGAGGCGTCACCGTCGACAGGGTCACCACGCTCGACGCCGCCCTGTCCGGGGCCGGAGCCGACAGCACCCTTCTGGTCACCGAGCCGGACCTGCTCACCGGGTTCCAGCAGGAGCGCCTGTTCGATGCCGGGTACCGCTCCGGGGGCCGCACCGTGCTGATCGCCCCGGAAGCGTCGTCCGTGCCCACGCTCGCCCCGGGTGTGAGCATCGGACCCACCGTCAAGACGGCCGTGCGCGAGCCCGCCTGCTCCTACCCGGCCGCGCGCCGGGCGGGCGCGGCCGACCTGGGTGGGGTCACCTACGAGGCGGAAGGAGCCGGGGTCTCCGGCTGCTACCCGGCTCACGGCCTCACCCCGCTCCTCGTCGTCCCTCAGCAGAACGGCGAGACCGTCCTGCTCGGCAACTCCGACATCCTGGTGAACGAGCACCTCGCCCACGAGGGCAACGCCTCGCTCGCCCTGCAACTCCTCGGCTCGCGTACGCATCTCGTCTGGTACCTCCCTTCCCTCTCCGATCCCTCCGCCACGGAGGACGGTGACGACACGAAAGACAGCGCCGGTGCCGGTCGGAAGCACCAGACCGATGATGAAGGCGCCCAAGACCAGGGCGCTGCTGATGGCCCCGCCCAGAACCACCCGACCGGCGGGGACTCCGAGCAGGACCGCCGAAGCGAGGGGGGTTCCGGCGAGGACGACGGGAACGGCTTCCTCGACCTGATTCCTTCCGGCTGGTTGTGGGGAACGCTCCAACTCGCCGTCGCCGCGGCGCTCGCCGCCGCTTGGCGCGGACGCAGGTTCGGTCCGCTGGTGGCGGAGAAGCTGCCGGTCGCCGTCCACGCCTCCGAAGCGACCGAAGGCCACGCCCGCCTCTACCGGAAGGCCGGCGCACGCGACCGTGCCGCCACCCTGCTCCGCGAGTCGGCCCGCATACGCCTCGCTCCACTCGCGGGTGTCTCGCCCCGCGACGCCCATTCCCCGGATGTACTCGTCCCCGCACTCTCCGCCCGGCTTCCCGCCGACGGCACACTCGATGCCCTGCTCTTCGGACCGACCCCGGACGACGACACCGCACTTGTACGCCTGGCCGACCAACTCGACGCCCTCGAAAGAGAGGTACGCACGTCATGA
- a CDS encoding LpqB family beta-propeller domain-containing protein — MPTVAVLGLGVLLLAGCGSMPVVGDVKSVDASQAGDAQVQVYAVPPRAGAEPGEVVDGFLESMTSDDPSFRTTRTYLTEDAARTWRPAAGTTVLAKAPNRNAPGLGGPEPDATDTTYTLSGQKVAQVDAQSSYRPIAPADYAQTLHLVREKSADGKQEWRISSVPDGLVLGQSDFKRLYRSVNTYYFAAGAPRTADGPAALVADPVYVRNRTDPVTRMDATTQTIRTLLDGPTDWLRPVVDSSFPTGTTLQKGVTSLAPDDQNVLKVPLNTKASGAGRAACRMMAAQVLFTLRDLTSARVERVELESGQKVLCSLGAEEASEFAADSGTGAPVGQYFVDEGKVQRIPGSTKGGGDPVPVTGPLGEGNPRMSAVGVSRDEEKAAGVTEDRSRLYVASIVEESELPAVAPVVSTAASAEDRLSAPSWDGRGDLWVADRDPDRPRLLRLAGGEGAPREVSVPGLGGARIEALRMSGDGVRIALLVGDEGHRTLKIGRVERVGSGEAQEVSVQDLRQAAPQLTDVTAVSWSGRGRLVVVGKEEGGVQQVRYVQADGSTSSSEVLPGVNQVESIAAADDELLPLMADTMSDGIVKLSPGDNWQTVLKKGTSLVYPG; from the coding sequence GTGCCGACCGTCGCGGTGCTCGGCCTCGGCGTCCTGCTGCTCGCCGGATGCGGGTCCATGCCGGTCGTCGGGGACGTCAAGTCCGTCGACGCCTCCCAGGCCGGCGACGCCCAGGTGCAGGTCTACGCGGTGCCGCCGCGCGCGGGCGCGGAACCGGGTGAGGTGGTCGACGGTTTCCTGGAGTCGATGACCAGCGACGACCCCTCCTTCCGGACGACCCGCACCTATCTGACCGAGGACGCGGCCCGTACCTGGCGCCCGGCCGCCGGCACCACCGTGCTCGCCAAGGCCCCCAACCGGAACGCCCCCGGGCTCGGGGGCCCGGAGCCCGACGCGACGGACACCACGTACACCCTCAGCGGCCAGAAGGTGGCGCAGGTCGACGCGCAGAGCTCGTACCGGCCGATCGCACCCGCCGACTACGCGCAGACCCTGCACCTGGTGCGGGAGAAGAGCGCGGACGGCAAGCAGGAGTGGCGGATCAGCTCGGTGCCGGACGGCCTGGTGCTCGGCCAGTCCGACTTCAAGCGGCTCTACCGTTCCGTCAACACCTACTACTTCGCGGCCGGTGCGCCCCGTACGGCGGACGGTCCCGCCGCGCTGGTCGCCGATCCCGTCTACGTACGCAACCGGACCGACCCCGTGACGCGGATGGACGCCACCACGCAGACCATCCGGACCCTCCTCGACGGGCCGACCGACTGGCTGCGGCCCGTGGTCGACTCCAGTTTCCCCACCGGTACGACGCTGCAGAAGGGCGTCACCTCGCTGGCGCCCGACGACCAGAACGTCCTCAAGGTGCCGCTCAACACGAAGGCGTCCGGCGCGGGCCGGGCGGCCTGCCGGATGATGGCGGCCCAGGTGCTCTTCACGCTGCGGGACCTGACGTCCGCCCGGGTCGAGCGGGTGGAGCTGGAGAGCGGGCAGAAGGTCCTCTGCTCGCTGGGCGCCGAGGAGGCGTCCGAGTTCGCCGCGGACAGCGGCACCGGTGCTCCCGTCGGCCAGTACTTCGTCGACGAGGGCAAGGTGCAGCGGATTCCCGGCTCGACCAAGGGCGGCGGCGATCCGGTACCGGTGACCGGTCCGCTCGGCGAGGGCAACCCGCGGATGAGCGCGGTCGGGGTCTCCCGCGACGAGGAGAAGGCGGCCGGGGTGACCGAGGACCGGTCGCGGCTGTACGTGGCGTCGATCGTCGAAGAGAGCGAACTGCCGGCCGTGGCCCCGGTCGTCAGCACCGCGGCGTCCGCCGAGGACCGTCTGTCGGCCCCGAGCTGGGACGGCCGGGGCGACCTCTGGGTCGCCGACCGCGACCCGGACCGCCCCCGGCTGCTCAGGCTCGCCGGTGGCGAGGGCGCCCCTCGGGAGGTCTCGGTCCCGGGCCTCGGCGGTGCGCGGATCGAGGCGCTCCGGATGTCCGGGGACGGCGTGCGGATCGCGCTGCTGGTGGGCGACGAGGGCCACCGGACGCTGAAGATCGGCCGGGTCGAGCGGGTCGGTTCCGGCGAGGCGCAGGAGGTCTCCGTGCAGGACCTGCGGCAGGCCGCGCCGCAGCTCACCGACGTCACCGCGGTCTCCTGGTCCGGCCGCGGCCGGCTCGTCGTGGTCGGCAAGGAGGAGGGCGGGGTCCAGCAGGTGCGTTACGTGCAGGCGGACGGGTCCACGTCGTCCTCCGAGGTGCTGCCCGGTGTCAACCAGGTGGAGTCGATCGCCGCGGCCGACGACGAACTCCTGCCGCTGATGGCGGACACCATGAGCGACGGCATCGTGAAACTGTCGCCCGGCGACAACTGGCAGACGGTGCTGAAGAAGGGCACTTCGCTGGTCTACCCGGGCTGA
- a CDS encoding DUF58 domain-containing protein, producing the protein MPLTGRAALLAAVGSLPVGILAPSWAGMLAVNAPLSLAILCDYALAAPVRSLHFTRSGDTSVRLGDSASVQLTVTNSSRRHLRAELRDAWSPSSGATDAETGTSRRSVSVAPGEARRLTMLLRPTRRGDRVPDRVTVRSSGPLGLVSRQGYHRVPWNVRVFPPFSSRKHLPSRLARLRELDGRTSALSRGEGTEFDSLRPYVPGDDTRSIDWRATARQTAVAVRTWRPERDRHILIVLDTGRTSAGRVGDVPRLDAAMDAALLLTALAGRAGDQVNLLAYDRKVRAQVRTTTGGVLAKVVDAMATLEPELVETDTRGMSAAALAAAPKRSLIVLLTTLDGAPAEEGLLTVLPQLTRRHTVVVAAVADPRVEEMTRRRGSDEAVYEAAAGVRARAQRRQVAERLQRHGAVVVDELPESLAPALADAYLTLKAAGRL; encoded by the coding sequence ATGCCCCTCACTGGAAGAGCCGCACTGCTGGCCGCTGTTGGGTCACTGCCTGTAGGCATTCTGGCCCCAAGCTGGGCCGGGATGCTCGCGGTCAATGCCCCCCTCTCGCTAGCCATTCTGTGCGACTACGCCCTGGCAGCACCAGTGCGAAGCCTGCACTTCACCCGATCTGGTGATACATCAGTTCGACTTGGTGACAGTGCTTCGGTGCAACTCACCGTAACCAACAGCTCGCGTCGCCATCTGCGTGCCGAACTCCGCGACGCCTGGTCCCCGAGCAGCGGGGCCACCGACGCGGAGACCGGCACGTCCCGCCGCTCGGTCTCCGTCGCCCCCGGCGAAGCGCGGCGCCTCACCATGCTGCTCCGGCCGACCCGGAGGGGGGATCGTGTCCCCGATCGAGTGACGGTGAGGTCGTCGGGACCGCTGGGACTCGTGTCGCGCCAGGGGTACCACCGGGTTCCATGGAACGTGCGGGTGTTTCCGCCGTTCTCCAGCCGCAAACACCTCCCTTCCCGACTGGCGCGTCTCCGCGAACTCGACGGGCGTACGAGCGCGTTGAGCCGTGGCGAGGGGACCGAGTTCGACAGCCTCCGCCCGTACGTACCGGGTGACGACACCCGGTCCATCGACTGGCGGGCCACAGCACGGCAGACCGCGGTGGCCGTGCGGACTTGGCGCCCCGAACGGGACCGGCACATCCTGATCGTTCTCGACACCGGCCGTACCTCGGCCGGCCGGGTCGGTGACGTGCCCCGGCTCGACGCCGCGATGGACGCCGCCCTGCTGCTCACCGCACTGGCTGGGCGGGCGGGAGACCAGGTGAACCTCCTCGCCTACGACCGGAAAGTGCGGGCCCAGGTCCGCACGACCACCGGAGGGGTGCTGGCGAAGGTGGTCGACGCCATGGCGACGCTGGAACCCGAGCTGGTCGAGACGGACACCCGCGGGATGAGCGCCGCAGCTCTGGCCGCCGCTCCGAAACGGTCGCTGATCGTGCTGCTAACCACGCTCGACGGAGCTCCTGCCGAAGAGGGCCTGCTGACGGTCCTTCCGCAGCTCACCCGTCGCCACACCGTCGTCGTGGCGGCGGTGGCGGACCCCCGGGTCGAGGAGATGACGCGCCGCAGGGGTTCGGACGAAGCGGTTTACGAGGCCGCTGCCGGAGTCCGCGCCCGCGCTCAGCGCCGGCAGGTCGCGGAACGGCTCCAGCGCCATGGTGCCGTCGTGGTGGATGAACTGCCGGAAAGCCTGGCGCCGGCACTGGCAGACGCCTACCTCACACTGAAGGCGGC